In Oncorhynchus masou masou isolate Uvic2021 unplaced genomic scaffold, UVic_Omas_1.1 unplaced_scaffold_2236, whole genome shotgun sequence, a genomic segment contains:
- the LOC135533128 gene encoding GTPase IMAP family member 4-like isoform X1, which yields MTFLVYNGGFNREKDLIVMFMGHIGVPTKKLVKGSSRMQVFQSSSVLSVVEGQPVENTEGLVVSSLQQSTMDRPGFSTAPHPPDVRIVLLGKTGVGKSATGNTILGQDVFHSALSFSSVTMECQERTVLIGQNRVSVVDTPDFFYATHTQEGLSSEIERCIYLSNPGPHAFIFVLTLDTFTEQETDVVTVFEKCFGEVASRYTIIVFTHGDELNNRTIEELVEKNVKMSELIEERGWRYHVLNNKDRANRNQVTELLENILIMMNVNESSCYTHGMLQEAERKAREETELIKEESLREERNREEQQKCLKKVGREREERVQREMEDREEREMERETQEKKAQRGAAILSILCMKPKHFYLLSALVAVAMGGNCAWSKDPVNVTEFIRGSLIGVLPEAMGAGSYTLIDIAWGPILRWVVRSSIATEIQTGKSVGTAMGFIGAAAVGGLTGRLVGPGGGVVLGGLSGLLGGLSGLLGGVGVMALRNKFKD from the exons GCAGCTCCagaatgcaggtgtttcagtcgAGCtctgtgctttctgtggtggaggggcagccagtggaaaatacagAGG GACTGGTGGTTAGTAGCCTACAACAATCAACAATGGACAGACCTGGATTCTCTACAGCCCCTCATCCTCCTGATGTCAGGATTGTGCTGCTGGGTAAAACTGGAGTGGGGAAGAGTGCAACAGGAAACACCATTCTGGGTCAAGACGTGTTTCACTCAGCTTTGAGCTTTTCCTCAGTTACCATGGAATGTCAAGAGAGAACTGTTCTCATTGGACAGAATAGAGTCAGTGTGGTTGACACTCCAGACTTCTtctatgcaacacacacacaggagggttTGAgttcagagatagagagatgtatcTATCTCTCTAACCCTGGACCTCATGCATTTATCTTTGTTCTAACTCTTGATACTTTCACTGAGCAGGAGACAGATGTAGTCACTGTATTTGAGAAATGTTTTGGTGAAGTAGCTTCAAGATACACCATCATTGTCTTTACTCATGGAGACGAGCTGAACAACAGAACAATAGAGGAACTAGTAGAGAAAAATGTTAAGATGTCTGAGCTCATTGAAGAGCGTGGTTGGAGATATCATGTCCTTAACAACAAAGACAGAGCCAATAGAAACCAGGTGACTGAGCTGCTGGAAAACATTCTCATCATGATGAATGTGAACGAAAGTAGCTGTTACACACATGGCATGTTGCAGGAGGCAGAAAGAAAGGCAAGAGAAGAGACTGAGTTGATTAAAGAGGAGAGTCTCagggaagagaggaacagagaagaacagCAGAAATGCTTAAAGaaggtgggaagagagagagaggagagagtacagagagagatggaggatagagaagagagagagatggagagagaaactcaAGAGAAAAAAGCACAACGTGGTGCAGCGATTCTGTCCATTTTATGTATGAAACCAAAGCATTTCTATCTGCTCAGTGCTTTAGTTGCAGTGGCCATGGGAGGCAATTGTGCATGGAGCAAAGACCCTGTGAATGTGACAGAGTTCATAAGGGGTTCTCTGATAGGGGTGTTACCTGAGGCAATGGGAGCTGGATCATACACACTTATAGACATAGCCTGGGGACCGATTTTAAGATGGGTTGTAAGGTCTTCTATAGCCACTGAGATCCAGACTGGGAAATCAGTTGGAACAGCTATGGGTTTCATAGGAGCAGCAGCAGTTGGTGGATTGACAGGAAGGTTAGTTGGCCCAGGAGGAGGAGTGGTGTTAGGAGGATTATCAGGGTTGTTAGGAGGATTATCAGGGTTGTTAGGAGGAGTTGGTGTGATGGCGTTAAGAAATAAATTCAAAGACTAG
- the LOC135533128 gene encoding GTPase IMAP family member 4-like isoform X3, which produces MQVFQSSSVLSVVEGQPVENTEGLVVSSLQQSTMDRPGFSTAPHPPDVRIVLLGKTGVGKSATGNTILGQDVFHSALSFSSVTMECQERTVLIGQNRVSVVDTPDFFYATHTQEGLSSEIERCIYLSNPGPHAFIFVLTLDTFTEQETDVVTVFEKCFGEVASRYTIIVFTHGDELNNRTIEELVEKNVKMSELIEERGWRYHVLNNKDRANRNQVTELLENILIMMNVNESSCYTHGMLQEAERKAREETELIKEESLREERNREEQQKCLKKVGREREERVQREMEDREEREMERETQEKKAQRGAAILSILCMKPKHFYLLSALVAVAMGGNCAWSKDPVNVTEFIRGSLIGVLPEAMGAGSYTLIDIAWGPILRWVVRSSIATEIQTGKSVGTAMGFIGAAAVGGLTGRLVGPGGGVVLGGLSGLLGGLSGLLGGVGVMALRNKFKD; this is translated from the exons atgcaggtgtttcagtcgAGCtctgtgctttctgtggtggaggggcagccagtggaaaatacagAGG GACTGGTGGTTAGTAGCCTACAACAATCAACAATGGACAGACCTGGATTCTCTACAGCCCCTCATCCTCCTGATGTCAGGATTGTGCTGCTGGGTAAAACTGGAGTGGGGAAGAGTGCAACAGGAAACACCATTCTGGGTCAAGACGTGTTTCACTCAGCTTTGAGCTTTTCCTCAGTTACCATGGAATGTCAAGAGAGAACTGTTCTCATTGGACAGAATAGAGTCAGTGTGGTTGACACTCCAGACTTCTtctatgcaacacacacacaggagggttTGAgttcagagatagagagatgtatcTATCTCTCTAACCCTGGACCTCATGCATTTATCTTTGTTCTAACTCTTGATACTTTCACTGAGCAGGAGACAGATGTAGTCACTGTATTTGAGAAATGTTTTGGTGAAGTAGCTTCAAGATACACCATCATTGTCTTTACTCATGGAGACGAGCTGAACAACAGAACAATAGAGGAACTAGTAGAGAAAAATGTTAAGATGTCTGAGCTCATTGAAGAGCGTGGTTGGAGATATCATGTCCTTAACAACAAAGACAGAGCCAATAGAAACCAGGTGACTGAGCTGCTGGAAAACATTCTCATCATGATGAATGTGAACGAAAGTAGCTGTTACACACATGGCATGTTGCAGGAGGCAGAAAGAAAGGCAAGAGAAGAGACTGAGTTGATTAAAGAGGAGAGTCTCagggaagagaggaacagagaagaacagCAGAAATGCTTAAAGaaggtgggaagagagagagaggagagagtacagagagagatggaggatagagaagagagagagatggagagagaaactcaAGAGAAAAAAGCACAACGTGGTGCAGCGATTCTGTCCATTTTATGTATGAAACCAAAGCATTTCTATCTGCTCAGTGCTTTAGTTGCAGTGGCCATGGGAGGCAATTGTGCATGGAGCAAAGACCCTGTGAATGTGACAGAGTTCATAAGGGGTTCTCTGATAGGGGTGTTACCTGAGGCAATGGGAGCTGGATCATACACACTTATAGACATAGCCTGGGGACCGATTTTAAGATGGGTTGTAAGGTCTTCTATAGCCACTGAGATCCAGACTGGGAAATCAGTTGGAACAGCTATGGGTTTCATAGGAGCAGCAGCAGTTGGTGGATTGACAGGAAGGTTAGTTGGCCCAGGAGGAGGAGTGGTGTTAGGAGGATTATCAGGGTTGTTAGGAGGATTATCAGGGTTGTTAGGAGGAGTTGGTGTGATGGCGTTAAGAAATAAATTCAAAGACTAG
- the LOC135533128 gene encoding GTPase IMAP family member 4-like isoform X2 yields the protein MTFLVYNGGFNREKDLIVMFMGHIGVPTKKLVKGLVVSSLQQSTMDRPGFSTAPHPPDVRIVLLGKTGVGKSATGNTILGQDVFHSALSFSSVTMECQERTVLIGQNRVSVVDTPDFFYATHTQEGLSSEIERCIYLSNPGPHAFIFVLTLDTFTEQETDVVTVFEKCFGEVASRYTIIVFTHGDELNNRTIEELVEKNVKMSELIEERGWRYHVLNNKDRANRNQVTELLENILIMMNVNESSCYTHGMLQEAERKAREETELIKEESLREERNREEQQKCLKKVGREREERVQREMEDREEREMERETQEKKAQRGAAILSILCMKPKHFYLLSALVAVAMGGNCAWSKDPVNVTEFIRGSLIGVLPEAMGAGSYTLIDIAWGPILRWVVRSSIATEIQTGKSVGTAMGFIGAAAVGGLTGRLVGPGGGVVLGGLSGLLGGLSGLLGGVGVMALRNKFKD from the coding sequence GACTGGTGGTTAGTAGCCTACAACAATCAACAATGGACAGACCTGGATTCTCTACAGCCCCTCATCCTCCTGATGTCAGGATTGTGCTGCTGGGTAAAACTGGAGTGGGGAAGAGTGCAACAGGAAACACCATTCTGGGTCAAGACGTGTTTCACTCAGCTTTGAGCTTTTCCTCAGTTACCATGGAATGTCAAGAGAGAACTGTTCTCATTGGACAGAATAGAGTCAGTGTGGTTGACACTCCAGACTTCTtctatgcaacacacacacaggagggttTGAgttcagagatagagagatgtatcTATCTCTCTAACCCTGGACCTCATGCATTTATCTTTGTTCTAACTCTTGATACTTTCACTGAGCAGGAGACAGATGTAGTCACTGTATTTGAGAAATGTTTTGGTGAAGTAGCTTCAAGATACACCATCATTGTCTTTACTCATGGAGACGAGCTGAACAACAGAACAATAGAGGAACTAGTAGAGAAAAATGTTAAGATGTCTGAGCTCATTGAAGAGCGTGGTTGGAGATATCATGTCCTTAACAACAAAGACAGAGCCAATAGAAACCAGGTGACTGAGCTGCTGGAAAACATTCTCATCATGATGAATGTGAACGAAAGTAGCTGTTACACACATGGCATGTTGCAGGAGGCAGAAAGAAAGGCAAGAGAAGAGACTGAGTTGATTAAAGAGGAGAGTCTCagggaagagaggaacagagaagaacagCAGAAATGCTTAAAGaaggtgggaagagagagagaggagagagtacagagagagatggaggatagagaagagagagagatggagagagaaactcaAGAGAAAAAAGCACAACGTGGTGCAGCGATTCTGTCCATTTTATGTATGAAACCAAAGCATTTCTATCTGCTCAGTGCTTTAGTTGCAGTGGCCATGGGAGGCAATTGTGCATGGAGCAAAGACCCTGTGAATGTGACAGAGTTCATAAGGGGTTCTCTGATAGGGGTGTTACCTGAGGCAATGGGAGCTGGATCATACACACTTATAGACATAGCCTGGGGACCGATTTTAAGATGGGTTGTAAGGTCTTCTATAGCCACTGAGATCCAGACTGGGAAATCAGTTGGAACAGCTATGGGTTTCATAGGAGCAGCAGCAGTTGGTGGATTGACAGGAAGGTTAGTTGGCCCAGGAGGAGGAGTGGTGTTAGGAGGATTATCAGGGTTGTTAGGAGGATTATCAGGGTTGTTAGGAGGAGTTGGTGTGATGGCGTTAAGAAATAAATTCAAAGACTAG
- the LOC135533128 gene encoding GTPase IMAP family member 4-like isoform X4: protein MDRPGFSTAPHPPDVRIVLLGKTGVGKSATGNTILGQDVFHSALSFSSVTMECQERTVLIGQNRVSVVDTPDFFYATHTQEGLSSEIERCIYLSNPGPHAFIFVLTLDTFTEQETDVVTVFEKCFGEVASRYTIIVFTHGDELNNRTIEELVEKNVKMSELIEERGWRYHVLNNKDRANRNQVTELLENILIMMNVNESSCYTHGMLQEAERKAREETELIKEESLREERNREEQQKCLKKVGREREERVQREMEDREEREMERETQEKKAQRGAAILSILCMKPKHFYLLSALVAVAMGGNCAWSKDPVNVTEFIRGSLIGVLPEAMGAGSYTLIDIAWGPILRWVVRSSIATEIQTGKSVGTAMGFIGAAAVGGLTGRLVGPGGGVVLGGLSGLLGGLSGLLGGVGVMALRNKFKD from the coding sequence ATGGACAGACCTGGATTCTCTACAGCCCCTCATCCTCCTGATGTCAGGATTGTGCTGCTGGGTAAAACTGGAGTGGGGAAGAGTGCAACAGGAAACACCATTCTGGGTCAAGACGTGTTTCACTCAGCTTTGAGCTTTTCCTCAGTTACCATGGAATGTCAAGAGAGAACTGTTCTCATTGGACAGAATAGAGTCAGTGTGGTTGACACTCCAGACTTCTtctatgcaacacacacacaggagggttTGAgttcagagatagagagatgtatcTATCTCTCTAACCCTGGACCTCATGCATTTATCTTTGTTCTAACTCTTGATACTTTCACTGAGCAGGAGACAGATGTAGTCACTGTATTTGAGAAATGTTTTGGTGAAGTAGCTTCAAGATACACCATCATTGTCTTTACTCATGGAGACGAGCTGAACAACAGAACAATAGAGGAACTAGTAGAGAAAAATGTTAAGATGTCTGAGCTCATTGAAGAGCGTGGTTGGAGATATCATGTCCTTAACAACAAAGACAGAGCCAATAGAAACCAGGTGACTGAGCTGCTGGAAAACATTCTCATCATGATGAATGTGAACGAAAGTAGCTGTTACACACATGGCATGTTGCAGGAGGCAGAAAGAAAGGCAAGAGAAGAGACTGAGTTGATTAAAGAGGAGAGTCTCagggaagagaggaacagagaagaacagCAGAAATGCTTAAAGaaggtgggaagagagagagaggagagagtacagagagagatggaggatagagaagagagagagatggagagagaaactcaAGAGAAAAAAGCACAACGTGGTGCAGCGATTCTGTCCATTTTATGTATGAAACCAAAGCATTTCTATCTGCTCAGTGCTTTAGTTGCAGTGGCCATGGGAGGCAATTGTGCATGGAGCAAAGACCCTGTGAATGTGACAGAGTTCATAAGGGGTTCTCTGATAGGGGTGTTACCTGAGGCAATGGGAGCTGGATCATACACACTTATAGACATAGCCTGGGGACCGATTTTAAGATGGGTTGTAAGGTCTTCTATAGCCACTGAGATCCAGACTGGGAAATCAGTTGGAACAGCTATGGGTTTCATAGGAGCAGCAGCAGTTGGTGGATTGACAGGAAGGTTAGTTGGCCCAGGAGGAGGAGTGGTGTTAGGAGGATTATCAGGGTTGTTAGGAGGATTATCAGGGTTGTTAGGAGGAGTTGGTGTGATGGCGTTAAGAAATAAATTCAAAGACTAG